From one Amycolatopsis sp. FDAARGOS 1241 genomic stretch:
- a CDS encoding ROK family protein: MTDGELTLGIDFGGTKVALGLADRAGTLLATRRLDTDAEAGAEQVVTRALAGARALVADQGARVGAIGVVSPGIVLPDRILLAPNVPGWERLHLAQLVAAEFADVPITTGTDAKAAALAEWRWGTLAGADPAVFLSLGTGIAAAALVGGVLLGGANGAAGEIGYNLRAPQDTDAFASGAAPLEEAVGGRGLATRARSLLGRAVTAAELFSLARTNTQAEELITAALDELSMHVANLAIALDPERIAVGGGLVRSADVLLPALRDRLAAAVPFPPELVAARFDQDASLLGAVALALGPGSDLGSGSG, encoded by the coding sequence GTGACGGACGGAGAGCTGACCCTGGGCATCGACTTCGGCGGCACCAAGGTGGCGCTGGGGCTCGCCGACCGCGCCGGAACCCTGCTGGCCACGCGCCGGCTGGACACCGACGCCGAGGCGGGGGCCGAGCAGGTCGTGACGCGCGCGCTCGCCGGGGCCAGGGCCCTGGTGGCCGACCAGGGCGCGCGCGTCGGGGCCATCGGTGTCGTCAGCCCCGGGATCGTCCTGCCCGACCGCATCCTGCTCGCGCCGAACGTGCCGGGCTGGGAGCGGCTGCACCTGGCCCAGCTCGTGGCCGCCGAATTCGCCGACGTGCCCATCACCACCGGCACCGACGCGAAGGCGGCCGCCCTGGCCGAGTGGAGGTGGGGCACCCTCGCCGGCGCCGACCCGGCGGTGTTCCTCTCGCTCGGCACCGGCATCGCCGCCGCCGCCCTCGTCGGCGGGGTGCTGCTCGGCGGCGCCAACGGGGCGGCCGGCGAGATCGGCTACAACCTCCGCGCCCCGCAGGACACCGACGCCTTCGCCAGCGGCGCCGCGCCGCTGGAGGAAGCCGTCGGGGGCCGCGGCCTCGCCACCCGCGCGCGCTCGCTCCTGGGCCGCGCGGTCACGGCCGCGGAGCTGTTCTCCCTGGCCCGGACGAACACGCAAGCCGAGGAACTCATCACAGCGGCACTCGACGAGTTGTCCATGCACGTGGCCAACTTGGCCATCGCGCTCGACCCGGAGCGCATCGCCGTCGGCGGCGGGCTGGTGCGTTCGGCGGACGTCCTGCTGCCCGCCTTGCGCGACCGCCTGGCTGCGGCGGTGCCGTTCCCGCCTGAACTCGTGGCGGCTCGGTTCGACCAGGACGCGTCGCTGCTGGGCGCGGTGGCTTTGGCTCTGGGACCGGGTTCTGACCTGGGTTCGGGTTCCGGCTGA
- a CDS encoding ROK family protein, with protein sequence MREQNQRLVLQRLRAGGSATRPRIAAGTGLSKPTVGQALPDPEQCRLVRAVGRRPAHPRRSAASCTARRRRPATWRAWTSAGARSAWRSRTSVEGSSRDRTNWTGAVRAARSSGRSPTWWPARSPRSGAVHRTRPAGTARTCRTNRRRARGRIRAPDANLWAVGEHGLGALLGVEVLVSLTVGTGIGMGVLVGGKLFRGAHGAAGGLADLPTGHSTSTAAPGARAHRLGPVEDVASEHAIVGHAHALA encoded by the coding sequence ATGCGCGAGCAGAACCAGCGGTTGGTGCTGCAGCGGCTGCGCGCCGGCGGTTCGGCGACGCGGCCGCGGATCGCCGCGGGCACCGGGCTGTCGAAGCCGACGGTGGGCCAGGCGTTGCCCGATCCGGAGCAGTGCCGGCTCGTCCGCGCGGTGGGCCGCCGCCCGGCCCATCCGAGGCGCTCCGCCGCCTCGTGTACCGCGCGGCGCCGGAGGCCAGCCACGTGGCGGGCGTGGACGTCGGCCGGCGCTCGATCCGCGTGGCGATCGCGGACCTCGGTGGAAGGGTCGTCGCGCGACCGGACGAACTGGACCGGTGCCGTTCGGGCAGCGCGCTCGTCCGGACGGTCGCCGACGTGGTGGCCCGCGCGGTCTCCTCGGTCCGGGGCTGTGCACCGAACACGCCCGGCTGGGACCGCACGGACCTGCCGCACGAACCGGCGGCGCGCCCGTGGACGGATCCGAGCTCCCGACGCGAACCTGTGGGCCGTCGGCGAGCACGGGCTGGGTGCGCTGCTCGGCGTGGAGGTGCTCGTGAGCCTCACGGTCGGGACGGGCATCGGGATGGGCGTGCTGGTGGGCGGCAAGCTGTTCCGCGGCGCGCACGGAGCGGCGGGCGGGCTCGCCGACCTCCCGACGGGCCATTCGACGAGCACCGCCGCGCCGGGCGCGCGGGCCCACCGCCTCGGCCCGGTGGAGGACGTCGCTTCGGAGCACGCGATCGTCGGGCACGCACACGCGCTGGCGTGA
- a CDS encoding APC family permease: MSSPTRSGGSGTADLPRTGLERKIGPLQATAINMTQMCGIGPFVTIPAMVATMGGPQAMFGWIVGAIIALADGLVWAELGAALPGAGGTYIYLREAFQYRTGRLMPFLFAWSAVLFIPLIMSTGIIGLVQYLGYLVPGVVDDGAVTPLGKIIGIVIIAVIVLALFRRIGQIGKLTTVLFVIMLFAVLTVIIAAFSHFSGGQAFAFTPGAFGSGGAFWTGLGAGLVIAIYDYLGYNTSAYLGGEVRDPGRTIPRSIIFSILGIMSLYFLLQVGVLGSIPLAELKNATSVASTVLEQAWGSVTAKVITVFIVIAAIGSVFAGLLGGSRVPFEAARDKVFLPVFGKLHPKLNLPTAGVLTMGVITAIGSLFTLTDVINAAVTVLVIIQSLAQVAAIWVLRRRQPRLRRPYRQFLYPIPTIIALAGWVYIYVSATTLSIILSIAWIVLGVIAFGIYAAAEKTWPFGPKEIREAFVLAQQQTEGA, from the coding sequence GTGAGCTCACCCACCCGTTCGGGGGGTTCCGGGACGGCGGATCTGCCCCGCACCGGCCTCGAACGCAAGATCGGGCCGCTGCAGGCGACCGCGATCAACATGACGCAGATGTGCGGCATCGGCCCGTTCGTGACGATCCCCGCGATGGTCGCGACCATGGGCGGCCCGCAAGCGATGTTCGGCTGGATCGTCGGCGCGATCATCGCGCTCGCCGACGGCCTCGTCTGGGCCGAGCTCGGCGCCGCGCTGCCCGGGGCGGGCGGCACCTACATCTACCTCCGCGAAGCGTTCCAGTACCGCACCGGCCGCCTGATGCCGTTCCTGTTCGCCTGGAGCGCCGTGCTGTTCATCCCGCTGATCATGTCCACCGGGATCATCGGCCTCGTCCAGTACCTCGGTTACCTGGTCCCGGGTGTGGTCGACGACGGCGCCGTCACCCCGCTCGGCAAGATCATCGGCATCGTCATCATCGCCGTGATCGTGCTGGCCCTGTTCCGCCGCATCGGCCAGATCGGCAAGCTCACCACCGTCCTGTTCGTGATCATGCTGTTCGCCGTGCTCACGGTGATCATCGCCGCCTTCTCGCACTTCAGCGGCGGCCAGGCGTTCGCCTTCACACCCGGCGCGTTCGGTTCGGGCGGCGCGTTCTGGACCGGCCTCGGCGCCGGCCTCGTGATCGCGATCTACGACTACCTCGGGTACAACACCAGCGCGTACCTCGGTGGTGAGGTGCGCGACCCGGGCCGCACGATCCCGAGGTCGATCATCTTCTCGATCCTCGGCATCATGTCGTTGTACTTCCTGCTGCAGGTGGGCGTGCTCGGCTCGATCCCGTTGGCGGAGCTGAAGAACGCGACGTCGGTCGCCTCGACGGTGCTCGAGCAGGCGTGGGGTTCGGTCACCGCCAAGGTGATCACGGTCTTCATCGTGATCGCGGCCATCGGCTCGGTGTTCGCCGGCCTGCTCGGCGGCTCGCGCGTGCCGTTCGAAGCCGCGCGCGACAAGGTGTTCCTGCCGGTGTTCGGCAAGCTGCACCCCAAGCTGAACCTGCCCACCGCCGGCGTGCTGACGATGGGGGTGATCACCGCGATCGGTTCGCTGTTCACGCTGACCGACGTGATCAACGCGGCCGTCACCGTGCTCGTCATCATCCAGTCGCTCGCGCAGGTCGCCGCGATCTGGGTGCTGCGCCGCCGTCAGCCGCGGCTGCGCCGCCCGTACCGGCAGTTCCTCTACCCGATCCCGACGATCATCGCGCTCGCCGGGTGGGTCTACATCTACGTCTCGGCCACGACGCTCTCGATCATCCTGTCGATCGCGTGGATCGTGCTCGGCGTCATCGCGTTCGGAATCTACGCGGCGGCGGAGAAGACGTGGCCGTTCGGGCCCAAGGAGATCCGCGAGGCGTTCGTCCTCGCGCAGCAGCAGACCGAAGGGGCGTGA
- a CDS encoding DnaJ domain-containing protein has protein sequence MPEVDYYAVLGVGKTASPADIKAAYRRLAKTLHPDAGGTVGTFQLLREAYDTLSDPRARAGYDAGIPAVHTRPPAKPKRRRFSEEPGFVPEPLDLVPDELEWWEFAAQDPRMRHGRRRGPGHTPVVAAVSGLVLVLAPLVFGVDFTPPVLVVWLLLTAGTALLVQRLARGYLAARRARREFAAEFGGGAVFGSPGVEADELAERLTADLLERYLTRLPGARIFHGLAWPGSVFADVDHAVLCGKRLVLIESKQWLPGHYETADDGRLLRNGRPFRGGGSRLAESLDAYRTLLPGVALRGAMIVYPSHTGALTTAEPGPEPGPPMTPEQFLHEIGTWLSAEPSTVDHDALRTMRAQVVGSGRAA, from the coding sequence GTGCCCGAAGTCGACTACTACGCGGTGCTCGGCGTGGGGAAGACGGCGTCGCCCGCGGACATCAAAGCCGCCTACCGCCGGCTGGCGAAGACGCTGCACCCCGACGCCGGTGGCACCGTGGGCACGTTCCAGCTGCTGCGCGAGGCGTACGACACGCTGAGTGATCCCCGCGCTCGCGCTGGGTACGACGCGGGCATTCCGGCCGTGCACACGCGCCCGCCGGCCAAGCCGAAGCGCCGCCGGTTCAGCGAAGAGCCCGGGTTCGTGCCGGAGCCGCTGGACCTGGTGCCGGACGAGCTCGAGTGGTGGGAGTTCGCAGCACAGGATCCGCGCATGCGCCACGGGCGCCGCCGCGGGCCGGGGCACACGCCGGTCGTCGCGGCGGTCTCCGGGCTGGTGCTGGTGCTCGCGCCGCTGGTGTTCGGCGTGGACTTCACGCCGCCGGTGCTCGTGGTGTGGCTGCTGCTCACGGCGGGCACGGCGCTGCTCGTGCAGCGGCTGGCCCGCGGCTACCTCGCCGCGCGGCGCGCCCGCAGGGAGTTCGCGGCCGAGTTCGGCGGCGGTGCGGTGTTCGGCAGTCCGGGCGTCGAGGCCGACGAGCTCGCCGAACGGCTCACCGCCGACCTGCTCGAGCGGTACCTGACACGCCTGCCCGGCGCCCGCATCTTCCACGGCCTGGCCTGGCCGGGCTCCGTCTTCGCCGACGTCGACCACGCCGTGCTGTGCGGCAAGCGCCTCGTGCTCATCGAATCGAAGCAGTGGCTGCCCGGCCACTACGAAACCGCCGACGACGGCCGCCTGCTCCGCAACGGCCGCCCGTTCCGCGGCGGCGGCTCCCGCCTGGCCGAAAGCCTCGACGCCTACCGCACCCTGCTCCCCGGTGTGGCCCTGCGCGGCGCGATGATCGTCTACCCGAGCCACACGGGCGCCCTGACCACGGCCGAGCCGGGCCCCGAACCCGGCCCGCCGATGACGCCGGAGCAGTTCCTGCACGAGATCGGCACCTGGCTGTCCGCCGAACCATCCACTGTGGACCACGACGCGCTGCGGACGATGCGCGCGCAGGTCGTCGGGAGCGGCCGGGCCGCCTGA
- a CDS encoding beta-mannosidase, whose product MKKPLVAGIAAAAALVLVPGVVSATASAQAPGAQPQHHQPREQGLSTIGTAGWQVLTTASVKDGGDRVSQPRYSTKGWLPVKPDDAGAPGTEITALVQNGKCPNVFYSDNLRKCFGYVDKLGPVITKPFADPWWYRTDFDPGFTKGKNAKLTIPGIVGEGDVWVNGTLVAGKDVVSGAFAGHTFDVTKLLKPGENTLAIKVYPNNPLTMYTLDQVDWGQIPPDNNTGIQYAPTLQLSDALSGDNAHVVQDNAADLSTSSLTVKVDVTNDAASAQTGDVTATITPPSAGSPIVVAQRVTVPAHTKQTVTFTPATFGALKIRKPQVWWPYSMGAQPLYTLDTAVTQGGVVSTSSSDTFGIRTVTSKLVGKSAPLPQGARLFAINGKDFVFRGGGFAPDLFLRYDKADTAHQLALIKNMGLTGVRLEGHDMPQDFYDQADRAGLLVIGGFLCCDAWQPEDASKLTDRDYRIMHDSAYSIAQRERNHPSVFNYGWSDNEPVPRQESETLAAFTDADFQVPVIASAEYKSTPALGVSGEKEGPYDWVPPAYWYDTAHFDSGDSSRTNAGGSWGFASEQSAGHTVPTLDSLKRFLSPEEQAKLWQDPEYNQYHANFEPGHGGYAFGTLYTLDNSITQRYGKWDSLESYVESAQIANYENTRSQFESFIAHSTDKDNPSTGVVYWQLNKGWPTLLWSLYNDDGDQPGAFFGAKKANEPVHASYGYDNGSVTVANLGAGTQSGLSVQAKVYDTAGKVLDEQTAQNVSLNSQGVVTGLLKPKVPAETKPPAKAQVYFVELQVSRGGKVVDRNVYWLSTQKDVVDWNRTLGEPQATLSQYSNLSALRDLPEAQVGVQSSTKRVAGPDGADTATTVTVTNTSKTPTVGFFLRADVRRGTASGGVALGDNQLAAATWDDNDITLWPGESQTLTVTYRSADLHGAPAVITVDGFNTGSVVVPASRGNHGVRPPLVEGTRE is encoded by the coding sequence ATGAAGAAACCGCTCGTCGCCGGGATCGCGGCGGCCGCCGCGCTGGTCCTGGTGCCCGGGGTGGTGAGCGCCACGGCGTCCGCGCAGGCGCCCGGCGCGCAGCCGCAGCACCACCAGCCCCGCGAGCAGGGGCTGTCCACGATCGGCACCGCCGGCTGGCAGGTGCTGACCACCGCGAGCGTCAAGGACGGCGGTGACCGCGTCTCGCAGCCGCGGTACTCCACGAAGGGCTGGCTGCCGGTCAAGCCGGACGACGCGGGCGCACCGGGCACCGAAATCACCGCGCTGGTGCAGAACGGCAAGTGTCCCAACGTGTTCTACTCGGACAACCTGCGCAAGTGCTTCGGGTACGTGGACAAGCTGGGCCCGGTGATCACGAAGCCGTTCGCCGACCCGTGGTGGTACCGCACGGACTTCGATCCCGGCTTCACCAAGGGCAAGAACGCCAAGCTCACGATCCCCGGGATCGTCGGCGAGGGCGACGTGTGGGTCAACGGCACGCTGGTCGCGGGCAAGGACGTGGTGAGTGGCGCGTTCGCCGGGCACACCTTCGACGTCACGAAGCTGCTGAAGCCGGGCGAGAACACCTTGGCGATCAAGGTGTACCCCAACAACCCGCTGACGATGTACACCCTCGACCAGGTCGACTGGGGCCAGATCCCGCCGGACAACAACACCGGCATCCAGTATGCGCCCACTCTGCAGCTGTCCGACGCGCTCAGCGGCGACAACGCCCACGTGGTACAGGACAACGCGGCCGACCTGTCGACGTCGTCGCTCACGGTGAAGGTCGACGTCACCAACGACGCCGCGTCCGCGCAGACCGGTGACGTGACCGCCACGATCACCCCGCCGTCCGCCGGTTCGCCGATCGTGGTCGCACAGCGGGTGACGGTCCCGGCGCACACCAAGCAGACCGTGACGTTCACGCCGGCGACGTTCGGCGCGCTGAAGATCCGCAAGCCGCAGGTGTGGTGGCCGTACTCGATGGGCGCGCAGCCGCTGTACACACTGGACACCGCGGTGACGCAGGGCGGGGTGGTGTCGACGTCCTCTTCGGACACCTTCGGCATCCGCACGGTGACTTCGAAGCTGGTCGGTAAGTCGGCGCCGCTGCCGCAGGGCGCGCGGCTGTTCGCCATCAACGGCAAGGACTTCGTGTTCCGCGGCGGCGGGTTCGCCCCGGACCTGTTCCTGCGCTACGACAAGGCCGACACCGCGCACCAGCTGGCGCTCATCAAGAACATGGGCCTCACCGGCGTGCGGCTCGAAGGCCACGACATGCCACAGGACTTCTACGATCAGGCCGACCGCGCGGGTCTGCTGGTGATCGGCGGCTTCCTGTGCTGCGACGCCTGGCAGCCCGAGGACGCGTCGAAGCTGACCGACCGCGACTACCGGATCATGCACGACTCCGCGTACTCGATCGCGCAGCGCGAGCGCAACCACCCGAGCGTGTTCAACTACGGCTGGAGCGACAACGAGCCGGTCCCGCGGCAGGAGAGCGAGACGCTCGCCGCGTTCACGGACGCGGACTTCCAGGTGCCGGTGATCGCATCGGCGGAGTACAAGAGCACCCCGGCGCTCGGTGTCTCCGGTGAGAAGGAAGGGCCCTACGATTGGGTTCCGCCGGCGTACTGGTACGACACGGCGCACTTCGACTCCGGTGACTCCAGCCGCACCAACGCGGGTGGTTCGTGGGGCTTCGCGAGCGAGCAGAGCGCGGGCCACACCGTGCCCACTCTGGACTCGCTGAAGCGGTTCCTCTCCCCGGAGGAGCAGGCGAAGCTGTGGCAGGACCCGGAGTACAACCAGTACCACGCGAACTTCGAGCCCGGCCACGGCGGCTACGCGTTCGGGACGTTGTACACGTTGGACAACTCCATCACCCAGCGCTACGGCAAGTGGGATTCGCTGGAGTCCTACGTGGAGTCCGCGCAGATCGCGAACTACGAGAACACGCGCTCGCAGTTCGAGTCGTTCATCGCGCACTCGACGGACAAGGACAACCCGTCGACCGGGGTCGTGTACTGGCAGCTGAACAAGGGCTGGCCGACGCTGCTGTGGTCGCTCTACAACGACGACGGTGACCAGCCGGGTGCGTTCTTCGGCGCCAAGAAGGCCAACGAGCCGGTGCACGCGAGCTACGGATACGACAACGGGTCGGTGACCGTCGCCAACCTCGGCGCCGGCACGCAGTCCGGGCTTTCGGTGCAGGCCAAGGTCTACGACACCGCGGGCAAGGTGCTCGACGAGCAGACGGCGCAGAACGTGTCGCTGAACTCGCAGGGTGTCGTGACCGGTCTGCTCAAGCCGAAGGTGCCCGCCGAGACGAAGCCGCCGGCCAAGGCGCAGGTGTACTTCGTGGAACTGCAGGTGAGCCGGGGCGGGAAGGTCGTGGACCGCAACGTCTACTGGCTCTCGACGCAGAAGGACGTCGTGGACTGGAACAGGACGCTGGGCGAGCCGCAGGCCACGCTCAGCCAGTACAGCAACCTGTCCGCGCTGCGGGACCTGCCTGAGGCGCAGGTCGGCGTGCAGTCCTCGACCAAGCGCGTCGCCGGCCCGGACGGCGCCGACACGGCGACCACCGTGACGGTGACGAACACGTCGAAGACGCCGACTGTCGGGTTCTTCCTGCGCGCCGATGTCCGCCGGGGCACCGCTTCCGGTGGTGTGGCGCTCGGGGACAACCAGCTGGCGGCGGCGACATGGGACGACAACGACATCACGCTGTGGCCCGGTGAGTCGCAGACGCTGACGGTGACCTACCGCTCGGCTGACCTGCACGGCGCGCCGGCCGTGATCACCGTCGACGGGTTCAACACCGGCAGCGTGGTCGTGCCCGCCTCGCGGGGCAACCACGGCGTGCGCCCGCCGCTCGTCGAGGGGACTCGCGAGTGA
- a CDS encoding LacI family DNA-binding transcriptional regulator encodes MVGIKDVAKRAGVSIGTVSNVVNRPHVVATATRNRVLSVIEELGYVRDESARQLRAGRSRIMALLVLDLGNPFFVDVARGAEEAAHARSLNIITCNSGQRVETEASYLSMLAEQRVRGVLLSPVDTAGDAMQAFRRSGIPYVFVDRKVSADDASSVSVDDVAGGALAARHLLETGHRHIGFVNGPMILTQCRDRDQGVRSALTGSGAQLSVVEAIGLDVASGRDAGARLLGMSPRPTAVFCANDLLALGVLQAMVGAGIRVPHEMAIVGYDDIEFAGAAAVPLTSVRQPALRLGRTAAEQLLAETEEEPAPHRQVVFTPELVVRESTRVRPA; translated from the coding sequence GTGGTCGGCATCAAGGACGTCGCCAAACGGGCGGGCGTTTCGATCGGCACCGTGTCCAATGTGGTCAACCGGCCCCACGTGGTGGCGACGGCCACACGCAACCGCGTGCTGTCCGTGATCGAGGAGCTGGGGTACGTGCGCGACGAGTCCGCGCGCCAGCTGCGCGCGGGGCGTTCGCGGATCATGGCACTGCTCGTGCTGGACCTCGGGAACCCCTTTTTCGTGGACGTCGCGCGCGGCGCCGAGGAGGCCGCCCACGCGCGGAGCCTCAACATCATCACGTGCAACAGCGGCCAGCGGGTGGAGACGGAGGCGTCGTACCTCTCGATGCTCGCCGAGCAACGCGTGCGCGGGGTGCTGCTGAGCCCGGTCGACACGGCCGGCGACGCGATGCAGGCGTTCCGCCGCAGCGGCATCCCGTACGTGTTCGTCGACCGCAAGGTGTCGGCGGACGACGCGAGCTCCGTGTCGGTCGACGACGTCGCCGGCGGCGCGCTCGCGGCGCGGCACCTGCTCGAGACCGGGCACCGGCACATCGGGTTCGTGAACGGTCCCATGATCCTCACGCAGTGCCGCGACCGTGACCAGGGCGTGCGCTCGGCGCTCACCGGCTCGGGCGCGCAGCTGTCGGTGGTGGAGGCGATCGGCCTCGACGTCGCCTCCGGCCGCGACGCCGGTGCGCGCCTGCTCGGCATGAGCCCCCGTCCGACGGCCGTGTTCTGCGCCAACGACCTGCTCGCCCTCGGCGTCCTGCAGGCCATGGTCGGCGCGGGCATCCGCGTCCCGCACGAGATGGCGATCGTCGGCTACGACGACATCGAGTTCGCCGGCGCCGCGGCCGTCCCGCTCACGTCCGTGCGCCAGCCGGCGCTGCGCCTGGGCCGCACGGCCGCCGAACAGCTGCTCGCCGAGACGGAAGAGGAGCCCGCGCCGCACCGCCAGGTGGTGTTCACGCCGGAGCTGGTCGTCCGGGAGTCCACGCGCGTCCGCCCCGCGTGA
- a CDS encoding LysE family translocator — protein sequence MNTVATLGTVLLGHAPAALTPGPNFVLIAHTAAAGSRRAALAVALGVVAAGGLLATVAVFGLGTLLAATPWLATALRVVCGLYLAWLGVRLWLKARTPDGKPPPERGNAFGQGMLSNVTNPKAAVFFGSVLTATLPPTEPTATKVAAICLIVLASATWHLSVALLFSSPATQRWYDRARPALNRVVGTVLVVLGVALAVAG from the coding sequence GTGAACACCGTGGCCACGCTCGGCACCGTGCTGCTCGGGCACGCACCCGCGGCCCTCACGCCGGGGCCGAACTTCGTGTTGATCGCGCACACGGCGGCCGCCGGGTCGAGGCGGGCGGCCCTCGCGGTGGCGTTGGGCGTAGTAGCGGCCGGCGGTTTGCTCGCAACGGTCGCGGTGTTCGGCCTGGGGACGTTGCTCGCGGCGACGCCGTGGCTGGCGACGGCGCTGCGCGTCGTCTGCGGGCTGTACCTGGCGTGGCTGGGCGTCCGGCTGTGGCTGAAAGCCCGGACGCCCGACGGGAAACCGCCGCCGGAGCGGGGGAACGCGTTCGGGCAGGGAATGCTGAGCAACGTCACCAACCCGAAGGCCGCGGTGTTCTTCGGGAGCGTCCTCACGGCCACGCTGCCCCCGACGGAACCCACCGCGACGAAGGTCGCGGCGATCTGCCTGATCGTGCTGGCCTCGGCGACGTGGCACCTGTCCGTGGCGCTGCTGTTCTCCTCCCCCGCCACGCAGCGCTGGTACGACCGGGCGCGGCCGGCGCTCAACCGCGTGGTCGGCACCGTCCTGGTCGTGCTCGGGGTGGCGCTGGCGGTCGCGGGGTGA